In the Alkaliphilus oremlandii OhILAs genome, one interval contains:
- a CDS encoding proline racemase encodes MNFTKSIHTIDSHTMGEPTRIVVGGIPNIPGDTMAEKKAFLEKEMDAVRTTIMHEPRGHNDMFGSIILAPTHKEADFGIIFMDGGGYLNMCGHGSIGAITVAIETGMVEKKEPFTEVAMDTPAGLIRGKARIENGRVKEVSIVNVPAFLYKKDVVINVPDIGDVILDISFGGSFFAIVNAKQLMVTIDPKNTQRLIEIGLKIREIINHTIDIKHPNLEHIKTVDLVEIFDDAVHQNAHYRNVVIFGQGQVDRSPCGTGTSAKLATLYAKGQIKMDEPFIYESILGTTFKGRILGTTKVGDYEAIIPEITGSAFITGFNQFVISPDDPVKNGFVLK; translated from the coding sequence ATGAATTTTACAAAGAGTATTCATACTATAGATTCTCACACCATGGGGGAACCTACTCGTATTGTTGTAGGTGGTATTCCAAATATTCCTGGAGATACAATGGCTGAAAAAAAGGCTTTCTTAGAAAAAGAAATGGATGCCGTTCGAACTACTATCATGCATGAACCGAGAGGTCATAACGATATGTTTGGCTCTATAATCTTAGCACCAACCCATAAGGAAGCAGATTTTGGAATTATCTTTATGGATGGTGGCGGATATTTGAATATGTGTGGTCATGGATCAATAGGAGCGATTACAGTAGCCATAGAAACTGGTATGGTAGAGAAAAAGGAACCTTTTACAGAAGTAGCTATGGACACGCCGGCTGGATTAATAAGAGGAAAAGCAAGGATAGAGAATGGGAGGGTAAAAGAAGTTTCTATTGTGAATGTGCCAGCTTTTCTATACAAAAAAGATGTCGTTATAAATGTACCGGACATTGGAGATGTCATCTTAGATATCTCGTTTGGAGGCAGTTTTTTTGCAATAGTTAATGCAAAACAGCTGATGGTAACAATTGATCCTAAAAATACGCAAAGATTGATAGAAATTGGATTGAAAATAAGAGAAATCATTAATCATACCATCGATATAAAACACCCAAATCTAGAACATATAAAAACTGTTGATTTAGTAGAAATTTTTGATGATGCAGTACATCAAAATGCGCACTATAGAAATGTAGTTATATTTGGACAGGGACAAGTGGATAGATCTCCTTGTGGAACAGGAACAAGTGCAAAGTTGGCTACATTATATGCAAAAGGGCAAATAAAGATGGATGAACCTTTTATTTATGAGAGTATTTTAGGAACTACATTTAAAGGTAGAATTCTTGGAACGACTAAAGTTGGTGATTATGAAGCCATTATACCAGAAATAACAGGATCTGCTTTTATAACAGGATTTAATCAGTTCGTTATATCTCCAGATGATCCAGTAAAGAATGGCTTTGTATTAAAGTAG